GCGTCGGCACGTTGCGGTGGGCCGAAGAGCTCGACGTGATCGATCAGCGCGCCATCGGCACCGGTGATGCCGGCCGCAATGAGCGCGTCACGAATGGCGGTCGTCGCCTGCAACAGCGCGGCGCGGTTCGCCAACTCGAGCGTCGGTGCGGCAATGGAGGTCAGGAAGAACCAGTTGCCGCCCCACGCCACGTCGCCAGTGACGCGCCCGAGGCCAGGAACCTCCACCGACACGTCAGAGCGGTGGCAGTACGACGGCACGTTGCGGATGGTCACCTCGCCGTCCTCGGCCAGCACGGCACTGACCGGGCCCACTGGCGTGTCGAGATGGACGGTGCCTGGGGTGATGCGCCCCAGGAACTGCAGCGTGCGCACGACGCCGATGAGGCCGTGGCCGCACATCCCGAGATAGTCGACGTCATTGAAGAAGACGACGCCCGCGACGGCGTCGGGCCGCACGGGCGGCGTCAACAGCGCGCCAACCACCGCCTCGTGCCCACGCGGCTCGAGGACCACCGCGCGGCGCAAATGATCCTGCGTGGCGCGCATCGCGTCGCGACGCGCCGCCATCGTCTCGCCCGCGGGCTGCGGCCAGCCACTCACCACGACGCGCGTCGGCTCTCCCTCGGTGTGGGAGTCCACCACCTCGATGGTGAGCGGCAGCGTCACGACGCGGCCACCGGCCGGCTGCCGAGCGCCTGCCCGATCACGGCCATCGCCATCTCGCGCTCGGCCCCCTCGACCACACGACGCGGCGCGCGCACCCGCTCGTCGCCGAGGCCGACTTCCTGCTGGACCAACTTGATCAGCTGCACGAACTTCGGCACGGTGTCCATCCGGAGCAGCGGGAGGAACCAATCATACAGCTTCCGCGCCTCCGCCACCCGCCCGGCCGCCGCGTGCTCGAAGAGGAGCACCGATTCGTCGGGGAGGGCGTTGACCAGGCCGGCGACCCAGCCGCGGGCCCCCGCGGCGACGCCTTCGAGCAGGGCATCATCGAGACCGACGAACAGCGCGAGCCGATCGCCGAGCAGCGCCCGGAGCGCCGTGATGCGCCGCACGTCGCCACTGGAGTCCTTGATGGCATGCAGGTTGGCGTGCTCGCAGAGCTGGCGGACATGCTCGGGGATGAAGTCGGTGCCGTAGGCAATCGGGTTGTTGTAGAGCATGCAGGAGAGCGGCGTGGCGGTGATGATCGCCGAGACATGGGCGCGCATCTCGGGCCAATCACCCTGATAGACGTACGGCGGCAACACCATCAGCCCGTTGCACCCGGCTCCTGCCGCGGCGCGCGCCAACGACACCGCTTCGTCGGTGCTCAGCGACGAGATGCCCGCCACGACGGGGACGCGATCGCCGACGGAGGCGACCAGGGTGCGCAACACCTCGACCTTCTCGTCGAAGGTCAGCGTTGCTCCCTCGCCGAGCGAGCCGAGCGCCACGATCCCGCGGCAGCCGGAGGCGATCAGGCGGCGCGCGTGGCCGCTGAGGAAGCCGTGGTCGACCTTGCCGTCCGGTCCGAACGGGGTGGTGATCGCGGGGAAGACTCCGTGCCACTGCTGGGCGGTCATCGACGACATGGTGGTTCCTCTCAGGCGTGAATCTGAATGGTGCGGATTTCGGTGTAGAAGTCGCGTGCGGCGCGGCCCTGCTCCCTGCTCCCCGACGACGACCCCTTCAGTCCCCCGAAGGGAGCGTGCGGGTCGACGCCGGTGGTATCGCCGTTGACGCGAACGAGGCCGACTTCGATCCGGCGGAGATACTGCATCGCGCTGCCGAGGTCGCGCGTGAAGAGCGACGCCGACAGGCCGTAGGGCGTCTCGTTGGCCATCACGAGGGCGTGCTCGAGGTCATCGGCGACGAGCAGGCCGAGGACGGGGCCGAAGAGTTCCCGCTGCGCCAGCGGATGCGCGGTCCCCTCAAAGCGCACAATGCGGGGCGCAAACCAATGGCCGTGTGCGTACGCCGCGTCGTCCGGCAGCGTGCCACCGGCCAGCACCTCGGCCGGGTCTGCCGCGAGCGCGGCGAGCACGCGATCGCGGGCCGCGGCGGTGATCATCGGGCCGACCGCGCATGCCACGTCCGTTGCGGGGCCGAGCGGAAGCGCCGCCATCGCTGCGCGCAGCTTCTCGAGGAACGGCTCGACCACCCGGCGATCGACGATGACGCGTGAGGTGGCGGTGCACTTCTGGCCCGCGTACCGCATCGCGCCGGCCGCCGTGAGCGAAGCTGCGCGGTCGAGATCGCCGTCGGCGGCGACGATCACCACATTCTTGCCGCCCATCTCGGTTTGCGTCCGCACGTTGCGTTCGGCGCCGATCGCGGCGACGCGCGCACCGACAGCCGCCGACCCCGTGAACGAGATGCCGCGGACGCCATCCTGCCGCAGCAGCGCCTCGCCGGTGGTGCCGTCGCCCGGCAGCACATTGAAGACACCGGCCGGCAACCCCGCCGCCAGCGCCGTCTCGGCGAGCGCGTGCGCGACGCCGCTGGCATGCTCCGACGGCTTGAGGAGCACGGGATTGCCGAAGGCGATCGCCGGGGCCGCCTTCCAGAGCGGGATGGCCAGCGGGAAGTTCCATGGGGTGATCAACGCCACCGGACCGAGCGGATCGCGCACGGTGAACTGCAGCGCATCCGCGGCCTGCGACGGGATGACCTCGCCGCTCTCGCGGACCGCCTCGCCGGCGTAGTAGCGGCAGATCACCACGGCGCGCCCCACCTCACCGCGTGCCTCACCGATCGGCTTGCCAACTTCGCGCGTGATGGCCTGCGCCAGCGTCTCGGCGCGAGCCGCAATCGCCTCGCCCCAGGCGTAGAGCCGATCCGCACGCGCCGGGCCCGTGGTGGCGCGCCAGCCGGGTGCGGCCGCGGACGCCGCCGCAACGGCATCGGCGACTTCCGCAGTGGAGGTCGGCACGAAGCGGCTCGCCACGTCGCGCGTGTCGGAGGGATTCAGCTGGTCGCGGACGGTGGTGCCGGCTTGTGCGTGGAAGTGGCCGGCGACGAATCGCGGGATGAGCTCAGACATCAGGAGGACTCCGCATGGCGGTGACGGGCGAGCGCATCGGTGAGCGCGGCGCCGGCGCCGAGAATGTGATCGCGCACGAGGCGAACGGTGCGCACCGTGTCGCGCGCGCGAGCGGCGGCGAGGATCGCACGGTGTTCGCGCACGGCGCGCGCGGTGCCACGGGTGAGCACCAACTGCAACCGGAGGTAGCGATCACACTGCGCGTGCAGGCGATGGATGACCTCGATCGTCCGGGGGCGGCCGGCCGGCGCGTAGAGCGCCAGGTGGAAGGCGCGATTGGCCTCGCCCCAGGCCGCGGTGTTGGCACTCGCGACGGCATGCTCGAAGGCGACGGCGTGGTGTCGCAGCAAGGCATCGTCGGCCGCGGTGAGGTGCGGCACGGCGCGCCGCGTCAGGTCGGCCTCCAGCAAGGCGCGCAACTCGAAGAGTTCGGCCACCTCGCCGGCGGGGAGCGAGGCGACGACGGCGCCGCGATGGGCCGAGAGGGTCACCAACCCCTCGGCCTCCAACCGGAGCAGCCCTTCCCGCAGCGGAATCCGGCTCACGCCGAGCTCGGCGGCGAGGGCGGCCTGCCGCAGCGGCGTCCCGGCCGGATACACCCCGTCGAGGATCCGCTCGCGGAGGGCGTCGGCGGTGGCGTCGGTCAGGGTGCGGCGGGGGATGGACATGATTGTATACAATATCCCGGGGATCGGTGTGAGGCAAGATCCGGGTTCGAGGATCGAGAAGCGAGAAGCGAGAAGCGTGGTCCGGCGGAATAATCTCTCCGCCGGGCCACGCTTCTCGCTTCTCGCTTCGCTTCTCGCTTCTCGCTGCCCTTACGGCACGCGCGTGTACATCAACTTCTGCTCGACCTTCTTGCCCAGATTCAGCGTGATGGTCACCTCGAGATCGCCTTCCTTGGTCGGCTTGAACTCGCGTTCAACGGCGCCAGCGCCGGGAATGCTCTTCTCGAGCAGCAGGACCTTCCCCTGCCATTCTCCCTGGAACTCGATCACCCCGCCCTCCATCTGGGCGACCTGGTGCTTCTTGCCGTCGGTCTTCCAGGTGGTCTCGTAGCCAGACGGATCGGTCGTCACGACCATGCCGTCGCTGATCTTCAGGACCAGGAGCTGCTGCGGGCGGACTTCGGTGGCGAAGGCGCGGGCGTTGCCGTTGGCCGCACCAGCACTCCGCGCACCCAGCCCTCGGCCCCCGCCACCTCCGCCGCCACCACCGCCACCACGACGACCGCCCCCACCGCCGCCACCCGCCGCCGCCGAGCCGGCCGCGGTGGTCGAGTCGGGCTGCGGGCGCGCCGCTGGACGCGGATTGAGCAGCGCGGCCAGCCCCGGCGGGGTGGAATCGCTGCGGGTCGAATCGAGCTTCCAGGTGCCGGCGATCGCCTTCATCATGGCGTCGGTCGGCTTCTCCTGGGCGCGCAGCGGGGCCGCGAAGGCGATCAGCGCCACGGCGAGCGCGGCAGTACGGGTGCGGGACACGGAAATCTCCGGCGAAGCTGGTGTGAGGGGCAGGCAGCCATCGGGCGCCCAACCACATGATACGCCGTCTGGCCACTGCAAGTTGACCGGCCCGACCGGTGGCCTCCCGACCGCTCGGCGGCTATCGTTGACCGTGCCCCAGACCCCAGCCTCTGTGCCGATCCTGCGCCTGATTTCCTCGCGCCTCGCTCCGCTCCTCGCGCTCACCGCCCTGGTCGTCGGGCCGATGGCGGCCCAGGAACATCCGATCAGCTGGGCGGTGGTGCGCCCGCCGGCGCGCATCACGCAGGGCGCCGTGGTCAGGCTCGCGTTGCGGGCGACCATCCCGCAGGGGTGGCACCTCTATTCGATCACGCAGGGCCCCGGCGGACCCGTCCCGACCACGATCACGACGGCGGCAGGGGCGGCGGTCGCAATCACCGGCACGATCCGCTCCCCCGAGCCCGACATCGCCGAGGACAAGAACTTCGGCATCCTGACCGAGACCTACACCGACTCGGCGACCTTCACGGTACCGGTCACGGCGCTCGCGCCTGGCCGCGCCAAGCTCGCGCTGCAGGTCGCCTATCAGACCTGCACCGATCGCTACTGCCTGCCGCCGACCTCCGACATCGTCGAGGCATCGTTCGACGTGATGGCGGCGGCGCCGGGCGCCGAGATGGCCACGCCCGTTGCCACGGCCGTGACCCCACCCACTACACCGCCGGCGGCCACCCCTCCCGCGACCGTCAGCGCTGCGCCGACACCACCAAGCCAGGGCGTCCTCTTGCCGGGTGGCAGCAACACGGGCCAATCGCTGCCGCTCTTCCTCTGGCTCGCCGCCGTGATGGGCGCGCTCTCGCTGCTCACGCCCTGCGTCTTCCCGATGATCCCGATCACGGTGTCGTACTTCACGCGCACCAGCGAGACCTCGGGGCACTCGGCCGCCCGCAATGCGTTCACGTATGCGCTCGGCATCGTCGCGACGTTCACGATCCTCGGCATGGCGATCGCCATCCTGGTCGGGGCCGGCGGGATCAACCGCTTCGCCGCCAATCCGTGGGTCAACCTCCTCGTCACCGGCCTCTTCCTCGCGTTCGCGCTCAATCTCTTCGGCGTCTGGCAGGTGACGCTGCCGAGCGCGTTGCTGACGAAGCTCAACGCCGCGTCGGACGGCAAGCGCGGCGGTGAGACCGCCGGCATCCTGGCGATGGGGCTCACCTTCACGCTGACCTCGTTCACCTGCACCGCGCCGCTCGTGGGCACGCTCCTCGTGATGGCCGCGCAGGGCAACTGGCGCTGGCCGCTGCTTGGCTTGCTGGTCTTCTCCGCGGTCTTCGCGCTGCCGTTCTTCCTGCTGGCCCTGATGCCACGCGCGGTGGCGAAGCTCCCGCGCTCGGGGGCCTGGCTGCAGCGCGTCAAGGTGATGATGGGGTTCCTCGAGGTCGCGACGGCGATGAAGTTCCTCGCCAACGCCGACATGGTGTGGCAGTGGGGCATCTTCACCCGCGACGTCGTGCTGATCGTCTGGGTCGTGACCGCCGTCGTCGCCGCCGCGTGGCTCTTTGGTCTCTTCACGAGGCCGCGGCCGCGCATCGCCATCGTGCAGCAACTGGTCGCAGTGAGTTGCATCGCGGTCGCCGTGTGGCTCGGCCGGGGCGTCGGCGGCACACGGCTCGGCGAACTGGAGTCCTTCCTGCCACCGCCCGAAGGCGCCGTCACCAGTGGCACCGCCACGGTCGACGGGGAGCTGCCCTGGATGGTGAATGACCTCCCCGCCGCGCTGGCCCAGGCCAAGCGTGAGCAGAAGCGCGTGCTGGTCGACTTCACTGGCTACACCTGCACCAACTGCCGCTGGATGGAAGCCAACATGTTCCCGCGGCCGGAGATCACGCGCGAGCTTGAGCGATTCGTCCGCGTGCGCCTCTATACCGACGGTCAGGGCGATCTCTACCGCAAGCAGCAGCAACTCGAGCTCGACCTCTTCGGCACGGTCGCACTGCCCTACTATGCCATCATGGATACGCTCGGGACGCCGCAGGCACAGTTCCTCGGGATGACCCGCAGCAGCGAGGAGTACCTCACCTTCCTGCGCGGCGTCGCACCAGTCGCCGTTCGCTGACCCACGCCACACCCCGCACCGGCCGGTCGCCGGCATGGAGATCTGCCTGATGCGCCTCCTCGCCCTCGTCACGTTCATGCCCGTTGCGCTCGGCGCGCAGGCTGTGTCGGCACCTGAGCAGCTGGTCCAGGTCCCGCTCACCTACCACGCGCCTGTCGACGGCCAGCCGAAGCCCAACTTCTCGCCGAAGGGGATGCAGGTCGCGCTCACCGCGGTGCCCCGGACCGTCAAGCTTCCGGTTGGCGCGGTCCGCCCCGCCAAGCGCGGGATGCTCCAGCTCGGCGCGACCAAGGCAAGCTGGGTCCCAGTGCTGGCCACGGCGAGCAAGGCGTTCCCCACGGACCTGGTGCAGTTGTGGATCGACCGCAATCGGAATGGCAATTTCAGCGATGACGGCCCTGCCCTGACCGGGACGCCAGCACAGAACGCCAAGACGCGCGCGTGGTGGACCTCGTTCAACAAGGTCGAGCTTCCGGTGCGCTATTCCGCCGCCGTGACCGAGCCGTACTTCGTGAATTTCTGGGTGGTGCGGAACGATTCCGCCGAAACGCCCGAGGTGATCCGCTTCTCCACCGGCTCGTGGCGTGGCGGCACGGTCACGGTGAATGGCGTCCCCGCGTTGGTCGCCGCGATGGACAGCGACAACAACGCCATCTTCGACGCCAAGGACACCTGGAGCGTGTTGGCGGCATCGCTCCCCAAGGCGGAGCAGGCGGTGCTGAGCATCGCCGAGGCACGGAGTACGAACCGACTGATGTTCCTGCCGACGAGTGGCAAGGAACTGGTGCTCGAGTTCCGCCGCTTCTCGCCCGACGGCCGCACTGTCGATTTCGCCGTGATCGACAAGCCGGTCACAAGCGCGCAGGACCGCGCGCCGGACGACCAGCTGCGTGAGGAGCGGCCACGCCCGCGCACCACGGTGGCATTTGCCTGGGCCCATGGGTCGGCCGGCCTCGACGCGGCACTCGCGCAGGCCAAGACGTCGGGAAAGAAGCTCTTCCTCGACTTCGAAGCGACCTGGTGCGGCCCCTGCCATACCATGGATGAGTGGATCTGGACCGACGCCGAGGTCGCCGCCAAGCTGAACGCCGAATACCTCGGCGTGAAGATCGACGTCGACCTGGAGAAGCCGCTGGTCAAGCGATTCGGCACCAGCGGCTACCCGACGATGATCATCCTCAATGCCGACGGCAGCGAACTCAAGCGGGTGGTGGAGTATCAGTCGTCGTCGATGATGATGAAGTTCCTCACGACGCCGTAGCGCCGCGAGGTTCGCTCAGTGCGACGCGCCGCGGCACGATGCCGCCGCGCGTCGCGCTCACTCGCAGCGGGTCCGGGCCATCCGGAGTCCGTCACCAACGACGTCGATTGGTGTCGACGCGGCCGTCTCGACCATGCCGCGCAGCTGTCACGCGTCGAGGTGAGGAGATGAGCTCTGCGGCCGCCCATCGCGTCCGGGAGTTTGAGTACCACCATGTCGGCACGGCCGAAGTGCCAACTGCCACGCGCGCTTCCCTCGGGCTGCGGTACACGCAGCGCCCATTCATTGGCGGCACTCGTCGGCGTGGTCTCGAGGACGATGCGCGTCGGGAGTCCGGTGCCCGGCGCCCCGCCGCCGAATTGCCTCGCCTCCGCGGTCGTGTAGCAGCCTGCCACGGTCAGAGCCGCCGCCTGCGGCGCAAAGCGGCGCACCGCCGGTGGAAATGTCACCCCCGCAGCGGCCAGTACTTCGATGCCGGGGAGTTGCACCCGTCGATAGCTCACCTGCGTGCCGTGGAAGCCACCCGGCAGTGACTGCCAGAGGACCTCGCCATCCGGCATCACCTGGATACGTGCGTACTGCGTGGCGGCCTCCCACTTGAGTGGGCTCGGGGGGCGCCCCATGCTGTCGGTGGGCGCCATCCAATACTCGGCGACCTCGTACACGACGGTCGCCGGCTGGGTCGGTGCCTGGAGCATCTCGTCCTCGAGGTCCAACAGCGTCGCGAGCGGGCTGTAGGAGACGTCACCGCGCAGGCCGCGCAGTCGGGCCGAGCGATGGTGAACCAGCACCGGGGTGGTGATGCCACCCCCGCGCACGAGGACGTAGGAGGGGAAGGCACGCGCTGCTGGCGGTGCTGGGGCGGTCGAGGCGAGAATCAGCCCGGCGGCAAGGATGCGCGGGAGCATGGTGACCGTCCGATTCAGGGACAATTGGTGCGAAGAAACTTGGCGACATCGCCCGACAGGTCGGCGGGAGCCAGCGGTCCGGTATCCACCATGCCGCGCAGCGCGCCAGGCACATCCTCGAACGAGAGATGCGCGCGGCGGATGCCCTGCGGCCCCGGGATTTCGGCGATGATCATGTCGGCACGGCTGAACGACCAGGTCCCGCGCGCCCACGCGTCACGACTAGCGGCCGTCGAGGGGACACTCAATGGCCACCGACCGTTGGCGTCCGCCGGCGCGGCGTCGAGGACGAGTCGTGCCGGAAGACCGGCGCCGACTTCGCCGGGGCCAAAGTGCCAACTGAACTGGAGTTGCCAGCAGCCGACCACCTTGGTCGCGGCCGCGAGCGGATCGAAGCGCGGCACTGATGCAGGTAGGGGTACGCCGAACTCGGCGAGCACCTCGATCCCGGGGAGGGGCAGCCGCTGATACGCGACGCGCGCGCCCTGGAACTCTCCCTTGAGCGCCTCCCAGTACACCTCGCCGTTCGTCGTCACATGGAGCCGGGAGTACTGCGAGGCCGACTCCCACTTGGGAGGTGAGGGTGGTCGGCCGCCGGATGCGATGGAGGCCATCCAGAACTCGGCGACTTCATACACGATCTGCCCGGGGAGCGCGGGCTGTGGCCAGACCGGGTCTTCCAGGCTGAACAACGTCGCGACCGGACTGTAGGTGATCACGCCCTTGATGCCGCGAAACGGCGGGGACGGGCGATGGTAGATCAGGATCGGTTCCGTGATCGCCCCGCCTCGGACGAGCACGTAACTCGGGAAGGCGCGCATGAGCGGCGGTGCCGGCGCGGTGGACGCCAGCACGATGCCTGCGGAGAGGAAGGCGGGGAGCATGGTGACCTCGAAGGGCGGGGGGAGGTACGGCCCATGTGACGAATTGAAGGTCGTGCGCCGGACCGGATCCGGCAAGGCGGGGGCGCCTAGGGCGTGGTCGGCCGCCGAGTGATGCGCCCATCGGTCTGGACCTCGTACGTCCAACGCTCGGTCACGACGAACTCGGGGAGCTTGGGCGCGCGACGCATCGCGAGGAAGACGTCGGTCTCGACCGGGAGTGAATCGAACGACGTGTGCATCATCGCCACCGCCTCCGGGTTGTTCGGGCGGTCGAGAATGCTGCGATGAAGCGGCGTCTTCGTGAGGATGCGCGTTCCGTGGTCGGTGATCCGGTAGCGGACGTCGCCGCCATGGGGCACTACGTCGGGGCGAGTCTGCGCCGGAAGGAAATACACGTCGACGTCGCCCGCCCCGACCGGAAAGACGTAGCTATTGAACGGGCGGGTGACTCGACCGAAATCCTGGCTCGCCACCGCGAGGGCGACCGCCATCTCGCGTTCGACCCCGGTCAATCGGAGCGGCACGTCGAGACGGGTCGCCACGAATTGACTGTCGGCATTGGCCTGCGACGCCCGGAAGCGCACGACCAGAGTATCGCGCCCGGCTGTCAGCGTGCCGGCGAGCACTTCCCAGCGCCCGTTCGGGAGGACGTGCGCGACGACGGCGCCGACTTCAGCGGCGGTCGGGCGGAGCGCCATCAGCGCGTCGCCACCATGCCAGAGGGCGATGTCCTGGGCGACCAACTGCTTTCCTCGGGCGGTGACCTTCGTCAAGGCGGAGTCGAGAGCCGACGTGGGTTGCTGGGCACCGAGCGGCGCGGCCAGGAGGAGTGCGGCGAGGGCGGTCCGACAGATGGTAGGCATCGCGAAAGCTATGCGTGGCGGCCGGGGGGCTCCAAGGGTGGCGCCGCCACCCCACCAGATCACGGCGTCCCGTACTCCCACCCCCACGGCATCTGCGTCGGCCCGAGGATGAACGCCGCCAGCTCCTGGTAGATCCGCTCGGCGCGGACGTCGTTGCCGAGGAAGACGACGCACCGGCGGCGTGCCTCGAGGCAGATGACCATGTTGCCGGTCCAGTCGTTGTGGCCGCCCTTGAACCAGGCCGGTCCCGAGCTGTCGCGGAAGGTGACGACACCGAGCCCCGCCGAGAGGCCGATAGTGCTATCCCATGTACCACGCGCCTCGAGCAGCGTCGGGAATTGCTGCCGCGACGTGATGGCGAGCTGCGGCCGGCTGAACTCGGCGCGCGACGCGGGCGTCAGGCCATCCCCGCGAACGACCGCCGCCCAGAAGCGGGCCTGATCGGCAATGTCGGTGTCCATCGAGCCGGCGGCGCTCACGCTGCTCCGTTCGTCGTGCGGTTCGATCGTGCCGTCGAGGCCGTGGCCATCGGCAAGGTTGCTCGCGAAGTCGGCGCGCCACTGCAGCGACGTGCGTGGCATGTCGAAGCGGTCGAAGAGCCGACGCTGCGCTTCAGCGCCGACGTCGAGCTTGAGCGCTTCCTCGAGGACAAGCTGCAGGATGTAGA
The DNA window shown above is from Gemmatimonadota bacterium and carries:
- a CDS encoding dihydrodipicolinate synthase family protein, whose translation is MSSMTAQQWHGVFPAITTPFGPDGKVDHGFLSGHARRLIASGCRGIVALGSLGEGATLTFDEKVEVLRTLVASVGDRVPVVAGISSLSTDEAVSLARAAAGAGCNGLMVLPPYVYQGDWPEMRAHVSAIITATPLSCMLYNNPIAYGTDFIPEHVRQLCEHANLHAIKDSSGDVRRITALRALLGDRLALFVGLDDALLEGVAAGARGWVAGLVNALPDESVLLFEHAAAGRVAEARKLYDWFLPLLRMDTVPKFVQLIKLVQQEVGLGDERVRAPRRVVEGAEREMAMAVIGQALGSRPVAAS
- a CDS encoding thioredoxin family protein; its protein translation is MRLLALVTFMPVALGAQAVSAPEQLVQVPLTYHAPVDGQPKPNFSPKGMQVALTAVPRTVKLPVGAVRPAKRGMLQLGATKASWVPVLATASKAFPTDLVQLWIDRNRNGNFSDDGPALTGTPAQNAKTRAWWTSFNKVELPVRYSAAVTEPYFVNFWVVRNDSAETPEVIRFSTGSWRGGTVTVNGVPALVAAMDSDNNAIFDAKDTWSVLAASLPKAEQAVLSIAEARSTNRLMFLPTSGKELVLEFRRFSPDGRTVDFAVIDKPVTSAQDRAPDDQLREERPRPRTTVAFAWAHGSAGLDAALAQAKTSGKKLFLDFEATWCGPCHTMDEWIWTDAEVAAKLNAEYLGVKIDVDLEKPLVKRFGTSGYPTMIILNADGSELKRVVEYQSSSMMMKFLTTP
- a CDS encoding thioredoxin family protein, encoding MPQTPASVPILRLISSRLAPLLALTALVVGPMAAQEHPISWAVVRPPARITQGAVVRLALRATIPQGWHLYSITQGPGGPVPTTITTAAGAAVAITGTIRSPEPDIAEDKNFGILTETYTDSATFTVPVTALAPGRAKLALQVAYQTCTDRYCLPPTSDIVEASFDVMAAAPGAEMATPVATAVTPPTTPPAATPPATVSAAPTPPSQGVLLPGGSNTGQSLPLFLWLAAVMGALSLLTPCVFPMIPITVSYFTRTSETSGHSAARNAFTYALGIVATFTILGMAIAILVGAGGINRFAANPWVNLLVTGLFLAFALNLFGVWQVTLPSALLTKLNAASDGKRGGETAGILAMGLTFTLTSFTCTAPLVGTLLVMAAQGNWRWPLLGLLVFSAVFALPFFLLALMPRAVAKLPRSGAWLQRVKVMMGFLEVATAMKFLANADMVWQWGIFTRDVVLIVWVVTAVVAAAWLFGLFTRPRPRIAIVQQLVAVSCIAVAVWLGRGVGGTRLGELESFLPPPEGAVTSGTATVDGELPWMVNDLPAALAQAKREQKRVLVDFTGYTCTNCRWMEANMFPRPEITRELERFVRVRLYTDGQGDLYRKQQQLELDLFGTVALPYYAIMDTLGTPQAQFLGMTRSSEEYLTFLRGVAPVAVR
- a CDS encoding proline racemase family protein — its product is MTLPLTIEVVDSHTEGEPTRVVVSGWPQPAGETMAARRDAMRATQDHLRRAVVLEPRGHEAVVGALLTPPVRPDAVAGVVFFNDVDYLGMCGHGLIGVVRTLQFLGRITPGTVHLDTPVGPVSAVLAEDGEVTIRNVPSYCHRSDVSVEVPGLGRVTGDVAWGGNWFFLTSIAAPTLELANRAALLQATTAIRDALIAAGITGADGALIDHVELFGPPQRADADSRNFVLCPGAAYDRSPCGTGTSAKMAALVAHGMLEPGMPWRQESIVGSRFVGWVEREGDALIPFIRGNAFVTASSTLRFDPADPFRLGLA
- a CDS encoding beta-lactamase family protein, encoding MALATGCSMPNTPHQLPSNHAIDSAAAALMARDSVQGLAIAVIDEGQVRHVTALGWRNAAKRLPLDTATIMYGASLTKATIGYLVLQLVDEGKLDLDASIATLLPKPLPEYDDYHDLAGDERWRALTPRILLNHATGFANFRWLEPDQKLRFHFTPGTRYGYSGEGFYILQLVLEEALKLDVGAEAQRRLFDRFDMPRTSLQWRADFASNLADGHGLDGTIEPHDERSSVSAAGSMDTDIADQARFWAAVVRGDGLTPASRAEFSRPQLAITSRQQFPTLLEARGTWDSTIGLSAGLGVVTFRDSSGPAWFKGGHNDWTGNMVICLEARRRCVVFLGNDVRAERIYQELAAFILGPTQMPWGWEYGTP
- a CDS encoding aldehyde dehydrogenase family protein, which encodes MSELIPRFVAGHFHAQAGTTVRDQLNPSDTRDVASRFVPTSTAEVADAVAAASAAAPGWRATTGPARADRLYAWGEAIAARAETLAQAITREVGKPIGEARGEVGRAVVICRYYAGEAVRESGEVIPSQAADALQFTVRDPLGPVALITPWNFPLAIPLWKAAPAIAFGNPVLLKPSEHASGVAHALAETALAAGLPAGVFNVLPGDGTTGEALLRQDGVRGISFTGSAAVGARVAAIGAERNVRTQTEMGGKNVVIVAADGDLDRAASLTAAGAMRYAGQKCTATSRVIVDRRVVEPFLEKLRAAMAALPLGPATDVACAVGPMITAAARDRVLAALAADPAEVLAGGTLPDDAAYAHGHWFAPRIVRFEGTAHPLAQRELFGPVLGLLVADDLEHALVMANETPYGLSASLFTRDLGSAMQYLRRIEVGLVRVNGDTTGVDPHAPFGGLKGSSSGSREQGRAARDFYTEIRTIQIHA
- a CDS encoding GntR family transcriptional regulator; its protein translation is MSIPRRTLTDATADALRERILDGVYPAGTPLRQAALAAELGVSRIPLREGLLRLEAEGLVTLSAHRGAVVASLPAGEVAELFELRALLEADLTRRAVPHLTAADDALLRHHAVAFEHAVASANTAAWGEANRAFHLALYAPAGRPRTIEVIHRLHAQCDRYLRLQLVLTRGTARAVREHRAILAAARARDTVRTVRLVRDHILGAGAALTDALARHRHAESS